A window from Flammeovirgaceae bacterium encodes these proteins:
- the rfbC gene encoding dTDP-4-dehydrorhamnose 3,5-epimerase, which yields MEIKTTHIKGLLEITPKVFPDNRGWFMELYKDSLLPDTVPIAKFVQENLSFSKKGVIRGLHLQLEPYAQAKLVAVVHGKILDVVVDLRKGSGTFGAVFKSVLGGENRKMLFVPQGFAHGFSALEDSYFYYKCTNTYSPGHESGIRWNDPQLNIDWQVSDPIISTKDQGLPSMEDLLIKSVISPE from the coding sequence ATGGAAATAAAAACCACCCATATTAAAGGGTTGCTTGAAATCACGCCAAAAGTTTTTCCGGACAACCGCGGATGGTTTATGGAACTCTACAAAGACTCCCTGCTGCCCGATACGGTGCCAATCGCAAAGTTTGTTCAGGAGAACCTTTCTTTCTCCAAAAAAGGGGTAATACGGGGGCTGCACCTTCAACTTGAGCCATATGCCCAGGCCAAATTGGTGGCCGTGGTGCATGGAAAAATACTTGATGTGGTCGTGGACCTGAGAAAAGGGTCGGGCACCTTTGGTGCTGTTTTCAAGAGTGTACTGGGAGGGGAAAACCGAAAGATGTTGTTCGTGCCCCAAGGATTTGCCCACGGCTTCTCTGCCCTCGAGGATTCTTATTTTTATTATAAATGCACCAACACCTACAGCCCCGGGCATGAATCCGGTATCCGGTGGAACGACCCGCAATTGAATATTGATTGGCAGGTTTCTGACCCCATCATTTCAACAAAGGACCAGGGCCTGCCAAGCATGGAAGATTTATTGATAAAATCAGTAATTTCACCGGAATAA
- a CDS encoding polysaccharide biosynthesis/export family protein, which produces MVNKLMIMGMAGLALACGSYKQNLMFNVPEGFQPKEIVAGTAQDYRIQKNDLLTIEIFSNNGERIIDPNPELTDTKVIGEKSKFTYLVAMNGYVKLPMVNEIKLEGLTLREAEIALQKEYEKFFKFPYVAMGFVNKRAVLLGATGGQVIPLNDQNIRLTEVLALGKGLDNNAKAHNIRVLRDGDVFVIDLSTIEGYKAGNMLIQPGDIIYVEPVRRPFSEALRENGSILSIVVSLASLIVIILKVR; this is translated from the coding sequence ATGGTTAATAAATTAATGATAATGGGCATGGCAGGGCTTGCGTTGGCATGTGGTTCCTACAAACAAAACCTTATGTTCAACGTACCGGAGGGCTTTCAGCCTAAGGAAATTGTGGCCGGTACAGCCCAGGATTACCGCATTCAAAAAAACGACCTGCTCACCATTGAAATTTTTTCCAATAACGGGGAACGCATCATTGACCCCAACCCGGAACTTACCGACACAAAGGTGATTGGGGAAAAAAGCAAGTTTACCTACCTGGTCGCCATGAACGGTTATGTTAAATTGCCGATGGTAAACGAAATCAAACTGGAGGGGCTAACGCTGAGGGAGGCGGAAATAGCCTTACAGAAGGAATATGAAAAGTTTTTTAAATTCCCTTATGTGGCCATGGGGTTTGTCAACAAAAGGGCCGTGCTGCTGGGGGCCACCGGTGGCCAGGTAATCCCACTGAACGACCAGAACATACGGCTAACGGAAGTATTGGCCCTGGGCAAGGGGCTGGACAACAATGCCAAAGCGCACAACATCCGGGTCTTACGGGACGGTGACGTTTTCGTTATTGACCTCAGTACGATTGAGGGGTACAAGGCGGGCAATATGCTGATCCAACCGGGCGACATCATTTATGTGGAGCCGGTAAGAAGGCCATTCAGCGAAGCATTGCGCGAAAACGGAAGCATCCTTAGCATAGTGGTAAGCCTTGCCTCTTTGATCGTGATCATTCTTAAAGTAAGGTAA
- a CDS encoding glycosyltransferase family 4 protein, which yields MKVAIVLNTSWNIYNFRLNFVKKLIANGHEVHTIAPIDKYTHHLVEAGCIHHKVRMDSRGANPIKDFALIIELWSIYRKIRPGVVLHYTVKPNVYGTIAATLLKIPAVNNVCGLGTVFLKKNLVSAIAIQLYKWTFRFPRKVFFQNHDDLNLFVGQKLVRPETVDLIPGSGVDLEKFQPMAFQRNESFTFLLISRLITDKGVLEYIEAIKKLKSNGVNARFQILGAKDPYHKRGIKEKTIEQWIAEGTVEYLGTTDDVRQFIEKADCIVLPSYREGAPRTLLEAASSAKPMIATDVPGCHHVVVDQVNGLLCKLKDADDLAQKMVDMAGYSNDRLEKFGANGRAKMEAEYNENVVIDKYLQAIRSLQKAS from the coding sequence ATGAAAGTTGCAATCGTCTTAAACACTTCATGGAACATCTACAATTTTCGGCTGAATTTTGTTAAAAAACTCATCGCCAATGGGCATGAGGTGCATACCATAGCCCCAATCGACAAATATACGCATCACCTGGTGGAAGCGGGGTGCATCCACCATAAAGTAAGGATGGACAGCAGGGGCGCAAACCCCATCAAGGATTTTGCCCTGATCATTGAATTATGGTCGATTTATAGAAAAATAAGGCCTGGCGTTGTCCTTCACTACACCGTGAAGCCCAACGTATATGGCACCATTGCGGCCACTTTGCTAAAAATCCCGGCCGTCAATAATGTGTGTGGGCTGGGCACGGTGTTCCTGAAAAAAAACCTGGTTTCCGCCATTGCCATCCAGCTTTACAAATGGACGTTCCGGTTTCCCAGGAAAGTGTTCTTTCAAAACCACGATGACCTGAACCTGTTTGTAGGGCAAAAACTGGTGCGCCCGGAAACGGTGGACCTGATACCAGGGTCGGGGGTGGATCTGGAAAAATTCCAGCCCATGGCCTTCCAAAGGAATGAATCCTTCACGTTTTTGCTCATCTCCCGGTTGATTACCGACAAAGGGGTGCTGGAGTACATTGAGGCCATCAAAAAATTAAAGTCAAATGGGGTAAATGCCCGTTTTCAAATTTTAGGTGCCAAAGACCCCTACCACAAGCGTGGCATAAAGGAAAAAACCATCGAGCAATGGATAGCGGAAGGCACGGTTGAATACCTGGGCACTACCGATGACGTAAGGCAATTTATCGAAAAAGCCGACTGCATTGTATTGCCATCCTACCGGGAAGGGGCGCCACGCACCTTGCTGGAGGCCGCAAGTTCGGCCAAGCCCATGATTGCCACCGATGTGCCCGGGTGCCACCATGTAGTGGTCGACCAGGTAAACGGGCTGCTGTGCAAACTAAAGGATGCAGACGACCTCGCCCAAAAGATGGTGGACATGGCCGGCTACAGCAACGACAGGCTGGAAAAATTCGGGGCAAACGGCCGGGCCAAAATGGAGGCGGAGTACAACGAAAACGTGGTGATCGACAAATACCTTCAAGCTATCCGGTCCCTCCAAAAAGCGTCTTAA